GTCAGTTATAATTTGATTCACCAAATAAATGTTCTTTTTGTGCCTAGGCAACTAGAATTTTGTATACAAATCCAATCATTACCAACCATCCTATTGTTTTAAAACCAAtaccattttattttgaaatatttttccttGGTCCTCTTTggtaatgaaaattaaaaaaatagctGGATTTCTCAAATAATAAAGAATCAAAGTGCAGTACCGCTATActttaaaaaagaaggaaatgtGCGTAgcctaaagtttgttcagcttatatttagtcaaaattattcggcttttgttactgcgcgcgtctaTAAATTCCCAACTCACACTGTGCCCAACTGcgtatgccattctatatcaatacacagtcttatcttactataaataggggaatgttgtatctatctatctatctatgtgtataaaggctctgtcagtttcaatccaaatgtcaccaaattcatacgggagatcgaggaatataccgagacTGTAATgcaaaaatttggttgaaaacggtcaagaattggctgcaaaaacagtgaataatgggtaaaaacggggtttttgttatgaaaatcggttaccagtctacgcgtcactgcagctggtcgGCAGTTGTCGGCGTCAAGCGTATGTAATGCGCGATACGCCAATGCGCGCGATAAACGGTGCAGAGCCACAcgatttgcgagccagagaccagtggacatgatataatacggaaagaaggaaaaataataaaggacaaaaaggtacatggacgggtcacaggatgaagcggtactataaagaaaaattaaatttaaatgaggacaaaaaggtacgagtaattgaccaacgggttaaagtaactaaatgaaacgggaacgaaacaaagaaggaaagaaactattcaggaaatgtaagaaaaaacgAAGCTacaataatgagaacagaattaaataaaaaacatggaaacgggaaatcacaagcagcaaataaaaaaaaaaagatgctaaaaggaaatgtaagaaagaacagatttagaaaataatgggaactgggttgaataaataaataacatggaaatggaaaatcacaagctaagcagaggaaactaaaaaagaaaatgtaagaagagacaggtttagaaaaataaaaatgtaccttttcaatgattctacctgttcagtaatttttcctgttatagtgaacgctcccatttactcatctagcggggacccgcgcgaagtgcgggtatcccgctagttattataagctgaacaaactttagtcaTGCTATtaatgaaaataccctttttttgcATAATGATCTTACAACTTGTAAATAAGAATTGCGTAAGTTTGCATTTTTGTTGAGTATGGTACAGTAAATATATGAATTTTGTCATCATTAATTTCTGTTATATTTCTTATAGGAGTGGGTTTATGTGTGGCCAGGTTGCGGTGGATTTCGCCAACATCTTCAAAGCATTTGTAGGTGCTAACTACCTAAGTGTATCATTTATGTTCTCCCAAAGTGGTCTGTTGGTAAGTGACTGGGGTAAGTGGGTAAATGCGTGGGGGTatatatgtaggggtgtgtgtatggtGCCTTGAAAAGTGCTGGCAAACGAGGATCCACAcacaatattttttcatttaaactGGACAGCTCTGCAATGGGGGACAATCCTCGGTTCAAGGAGGTCTGCAATTGCGTACATGTATATTGCATTCTGAGATATGTCCTCTGTAGTATGTGAGATATAACATCTGCAGTTGCTTGgtaaaatttcatatttatacACATACAAAAATGGCAGAAAACGTCATCGGTATTTCCATACTGTGGGCATGTTGGCTGTAGGTAAGCACCGGGGAAAAACACGATTTTGGAAGCCAAAAAATGCAccatgattttccaaaaaatgcaaaattgtattcTACAATTTTTTTGGTGCTTTTTAAAGACgttatagagggtatgcaataagACAATAcaacgtcactcatgacagagtcatcctcatttaaataaacttctgtcctccataaggtacatTCCAAGggccaattcgcatgataatacaataaagcaggttataggtatgaatggttgtggaatcaatctagagacctgtccctctgtcatcttaagctatcttagaactgtcctccagcatggctgtcatttcaattattataccattctggttggtttattgcatacgcTCTATAAATCCTAAATTACTTGTTACTCAAAGTTGGAACCCATAGaaatggtctataacttctttcttttcaatttttgtaaaaaaaatgtgttttttttaaaacgcAATTGCAACCAAAAAACGCAACTCAAAAATAGCAGGGGTCTCTGGTTCAAAACTGCACCTGAGAaataaaaaagttttctcttgatcttctttgtttcttccttccttcttccctTCCCCCTTGCCAAAATAGGCCCAAGGTGTTAATAACACCTTTCCTCCTATATGAgtatattaaccctaactgaacaaaTATCTAAAAagctcaattcacaaagcatctgcaagtgcgggtatcccatgtgatgtgattgcgtcatcatgcgaacagtcatatggtcacAGAAAGCTTGGCTGGCCAAGGTAGACCCGCATTGCATGGTATGGCCGTGTGCATGTCTGGCACCCAagggtccctggttcaaaactgcacccttgaaaaaaacaagttttctcttgttcataattggatagcagagaagatatctcacacttcccacaatgcatttcttcactGTACTTCACTTCACTTTAAAAAATACCTCAATTAAAAAAGCTCATCCAGGtcttgcaattgaggtatttcttgtcactatcgACCTATGTCGCATTgagtagcaaatcagtacagggaagaaatgcattgtgggactgGGATATCTTCTCAGGGTTAGTAGTATTCGCTATTTCTAATACAGAAAATGGTTTGCTATACCTAATAAAAAAGGTTTGAAGGTTCAATATCattcattttaaaataaggttcgctatcactaattttaattaaggtttgctatctctaattttaaataaggttgctatcactaatttcaagtAAGGTTCACTGTCTCTGATTTAAAATAAGGTTCTCTCTAATTTTAgaaatagcgaaccttatttgaaatttgagatggctaaccttatttgaaattagcgatatcaaactttatttgaaattagtgatattgAACCTTAGAAGTAAAGAACCTATTTTGTAATTAGTGATAGAGAACGTTAGTGGGATGTTACCGAAACAGGAACAGTTTTCAAGGGATTCTGCCAAATATAAGGCATACATGCAGAAACTGCATCAATCAAGATAGCTGAGATCCCGAGTTGTTGGTATGCAAGTGTTAtacccagaggaggcttaaaggcattcctacaatgcactatgattgggaaatttgatcaatataacctaattttaaaggcaaagtccccattgccacacacacaaaatggtaattttaaaactgcagccaacaagttaatagttgagacttaggactgatatttgattttcttacaggaaacattcatattgtcccactctgttaattttattcctaagtctcgatgttttgaatgttaaataataggatgaaaacaccagatatttgcacacaatcccagtgcaaggtatgatcaactgtaccatatgtgtacaaaagccagacatacaaggtcagaaaccccattgggttgtgggaatgtctttaaacatcctctgtgtTATACCCAAGCCAGTGCCTCCAAGCCAGTGGATGTATTCATGTCAGGGGTTGGTTGGGTGTATATAATATGTAGGGGTTGGTGTATACATGTAGGGGCGTGTTTGGATGGGTGTATaatgtcagtggcgtagcgtgggtcatcacattggggggcaccgaccatgatggggaggcacaagccatttttcggcaatttttctatgggattttaaaaatttcagatcgattgggggggccacatgcccctatgatgctatgccactgtATAATGTAGGGGTGTTAGGGTCTGTGTGGATGGATTATGCCACTGTATAATGTAGGGGTGTTAGGGTCTGTGTGGATGGATTATGCCACTGTATAATGTAGGGGTGTTAGGGTCTGTGTGGATGGATTATGCCACTGTATAATGTAGGGGTGTTAGGGTCTGTGTGGATGGATTATGCCACTGTATAATGTAGGGGTGTTAGGGTCTGTGTGGATGGATTATGCCACTGTATAATGTAGGGGTGTTAGGGTCTGTGTGGATGGATTATGCCACTGTATAATGTAGGGGTGTTAGGGTCTGTGTGGATGGATTATGCCACTGTATAATGTAGGGGTGTTAGGGTCTGTGTGGATGGATTATGCCACTGTATAATGTAGGGGTGTTAGGGTCTGTGTGGATGGATTACTTTTTGTGGATAATGTCTCAATCTAgcagctatttttgatttatatTCTTGTTATTTATACTTTCAGCTTGGTATAATAGGCATTCTTGTGATCAGCTGTGTGGAAGGCCACTGCTGCAGTCTCATAGTCAAATGCAAAAGGCTTGCCATACACAAAATATTAGAATCCCGTGAAGACTGGCTCAATTCAACCATCGAAGCTGTGGAAAACCCTTCACGATTAAAGCTAAGGAAGAAGGTGGAGAGGAGACTAACATATAGTGATGTAGCATGGATTGGCGCTGGCAAGTGGGGATCTCGAGTGGTAACCTTCATGCTCTTGTTTACTCAGTTTGGTTTTTGCATCGGCTATTTGATATTTCTTGGAAATACAGTACGCAAGTTCTTTCCAATGATTCAAAGCACGATATCATTTCCAGCTTTAACATTGTCACCAGCTTTAAGTTCAACAGCTATGTCTCCAATAAGCACCATGCATACAACAATGGTGCAGAATTCAACTACCTCCTTATTTCCAACAAACCAAACTAGCTTATTACTGACAACATTGAATTCATCATCAACTTTATTGAACTATTTCACAACTGCTAACCCAAGTTTTTTGGATAGCTCTATTTCTACAGACAATATGAGTACTATGTCATTCATGACCAGCAATTCCAGCAGTTTGAATCCATCGTCTTCATATCCTGTGCACCTTTATTACATCATAGTTGCTGTATTTGTGCCATTTTTTGCTACACTTGCATTGGTGCGTAACATACGTCACCTAGGAGCAGGTAGTATGGTGGCCAATTTTTCCATCCTTATTGGATATATTTCTATCATGGCGTATATTCTGAGAGGTAAGAATGGTTGATTGGCCTAAAATAAAAGTGTTTTGGTTTCTGGTATATCTTGCCCCATCCCTGAAAAGGGTGCAgagttatataatatatttataaaattgcaaaaatgtttgaattagcTTGGTtgtattttgcataaaattgcacACAATCCCTACATTTTTACTTTCTGCTATTGTGCAAAACAAATGCCAAGAAGTTTACCCAAATGAATCCAGCCTGTTATATTTGTTGCTTGCTTACACTCGCTGCATCTCATACATTTGCCATATTTTGCCTTGCAGGTTTTCAAGTGAGTCACACAGTTGAGTTGGCTAATTGGTCCACATTCCCCATTTTCATTGGTGGTATTTCCAGTGCCTATGAAGGAATTGGTGTGGTAAGATAACTTCCTCAACACAAACTCCCTGTTGGATTATTAAACAAGCAACAGaagttagtttagtttagtttagtttagtttagtttagtttagtttagtttagtttagtttagtttagtttaatcttTATTATCGTCACATTCTCGCATAGAGACCAGCCAATTCTGGCTTATCAGTGacaaaataatatacaatatagaaatatagaaatatagcacataataatacatataaacataataatagtcaaggttttttaaaaacaacaacatgcatgtacattttgaaaaataaacacaACAACCTCATCCAAAGCCCCCTCAATAACAGAAGTTTTTATTTTCAGTAGCACCGGAAAACTACCCTTTTATTACCTAGGAATGAAAGTTGGATTTCAATGTATGGTCAGAGTTTGAAAAGGGGGCAAAATGTCCCTTATCCAAGTATGTAATTAACAATAGTAGTCATTAAATTGAAGAATTAGGCACAATACAAGTCAAAGCTTGCAAAATTTTGGTATATAAAAATATTACTCCtagttttctttattttcaagTTTCATTATTGCTTACTAATGagaaaaagaaagcaaaacattATACTGAATTAGTCTTGAACAAGTTTTTTACCTTGGTTATGACTGGCTGACCGCAAAGTTACTGGCTGACAGCAAAGTTACTGGATGACAGCAAAGTTACTGGCTGACAGCAAAGTTACTGGCTGACAGCAAAGTTACTGGCTGACAGCAAAGTTACTGGATAACAACGAAGTTACTGACAATTATTGTAAAATGAAATCTCTGATTGATATGTTTTCTCCATGCAGATCATCCCCATTGAATCCAGCATGGAGCATACCAGACGGTGGTTCCATCAGCTACTCCTTACAGTCATAATGCTGGCCACATTAATCCTTTCAACCATTGGTATCTTAGGCTACCTTCGCTTTGGTAATGGAACAGAACAGACCATCATATGGAATATGACAGCAGATACTGCATTCCCGTTGGTTGTGTACAGTGTGGTCTCAGTAGGGGTGATTTTTACATTTCCATTACAAAACTTTCCTGTGATAGAGATATGCGAGGGCTTTCTCTTTGCTGAAGGTATGCATTGTTTATTACTCTCTTAACCCAACCTACCCTCaatatagaccactttacatcattGTTTATTATTCTCTTAACCCAACCTACCCTCaatatagaccactttacatcattgtttatcaacaaagacgagggattggtctgtcgatatgcccgaacgaaccgcttcactgttcaatggctttcttgtactatatgaaatgtggtgggacatttaaaatacacatgccctgagcagactacgatgcgcacgcacactgcagggcaaagaacaatggaaagtaccataatgcgtgcgcatactgccgggcaatgacgtcacatgtcaagtgatcTATACTACCGACCCTCAAtactttgattaattttaattcaaTATATGATAATTGGAACAATTTCTGACCCCCCACCTGACCAGTTGCTTCATAAGaagttaaaaatttaaaaagttagCAAGCAGTTAAAAAAGCAGGTGGTTGCAAAAGCAGGCAAGACTTGTGGTTCAAGAACCGCCGTCTTATTGCAAGTGGGTAAAAAGTTGAAATTAAATCAGGATGAAAACTTATGAATTTCTAGACTGCCTCACAACCtgacttttttcatttcttttattctttttaaTCTCAATCTTAATTAGCTAATATGAGGTATCCATCTCCCTGCTGAGAACTGTGAAATCCCTAACGAAAAGTCAAGTTGCTAAAATTGATAGCTTAGAAATGTGTTAAGTATGGGAGTCAGGGCAAAAATATGACCGAATACTTAATGAGCTATGATTGACAGTGGGTGTAATATTGGTGGTCATATTAGCCAATAAAAATCCAGATATAACGTGAGGCGTAATTACTTATTCATTATCTGGCATACAGTATTTATGAATGTGAATGGCAGTATCATCACATGTGCCCAAAGTCTACATTTAATATGTGGAaaaactattccagttgaaatacatgacccctatagaagacatgaccttaatctcccacacaaggagtgtgaatttcaaatggggttttctgaatgggtgacttccctgtgtggaggattaaggtaATGGGTGTATGGATCAACTGGAAtaacttactatctactgacagGTGGAGTGTTTGGGCCAGCCAAGATGCTTGAAGTTGGAGATGCCAACATCCAGACTGAAACATCCCCATTACTTGATAGTCAAGATGAAGTTGATCCAGAAATGTTAGCAGTACTACAAAAACTTCCAGTAGCTGTCACAATTCCTGACTCTGTGAGTTATTTGGCATTATTTCTATGTTTCTTACCTATGCAAAATAAAAAAGCTTGATTGTGTGTTTCCTGTAGTGTGCATGTGCACATTTTCCTTTGAAGCCATTTTGACtgattttcccccccccccccccggcttaaACCATGAAGTGGGATTTTAGGATAGTGTCTTTCTTCTGTGTTTCggggtgtatgtgggggtgtatgtatgtgCTGGTGCCTGCCTGCAACCGAGGACACAAGACATTTTGCATTCAAACCATGGATCTACATGAAAATGAGCACTGTCCTTGGTTCACTGAAATCTGCAGTAGGTCCCAATTACATGCCGAATGCATTCTAGAGATACATCCACTAGTATTATCCATTAAATATAGCGATCTCGGTTGGTAGGCATATTTCATGCTATTGTCATTTCTTCATTTCACTTCACCaatcctttccatgatgtctttgactctTGTTTTGGTTTCTGACTCTATCCCATAAAGATATGTGtagcatacatctttccatgGCTCTCTGTGTCGTGATGTGTTTTTGTTAGTTGTCCACCAGGTTTCAGCACCGTAAGTCATGGTGGGTAACACACATTGATTGTACTTGCCTCAATGTCATTGGTAGCGTTTTATCACAGAGGAGGTCTTTTTATCATACCATCAAATAGTTTCCTGTGTTTTCACTAGTTCGATAGTACCCCAATTTCCTGACATGATATATCTGGTATCATACCTGCCGAGCATGTCACATGCGCATTATATAGCAACGATTGTTTCATAACAATCATGGCGGTTCAATAACAGGCTATAAAGTCGTGTGCCagctttgaaaaacaaatttcatTGAGATTTGCCACTCCAAATGATACAGAAAGCAAACACTGTAGCTTTTCTAAACAAAATTGGCTTGGAAAAGCGGGTTTCAGTGTCTCAGTAGAGCTGATTTGGTGCGGAAGAGTTGTATTGGAGAATTAGGTCTAGCAAGAATTATTGTGTAGATGGGTTTGAGTAAGTGTTCCAGCCAAGAATTATGCCCCTAAATATTTGTTCTTGTTATATCAGATTTGTATGTAACGGTATGATAAATCGTTATTAGGTTTAgtttcagtggcggcgccaggaattatgCCCCTAAATATTTGTTCTTGTTATATCagatttgtatgtacggtatgaTAAATCGTTATTAGGTTTAGtttcagtggcggtgccaggaatttttttcggagggggcattaagggggtcaaaatgaATTTCTGGGGGGGCAAAATCTAATTTTTATAAAAATACTGCAaaaagtaattttgggttttttctggggagcaacggggggcaagagttctgactttTGCCCCCCATGCCTCCctcgtggcaccgccactgtttAGTTTAGGGAGTGATACAGATTCTGTATCGGTCTCAGAGTCTGTGTCAGGTTCAGGCTATTGTTGTCGCCTGATACGTATTCCTCGACTAGATATAATCCGTATCACCCCCAAACCAGTGTCTaggctagccacccgtctgcccATCATTTTAGACGGACGGTTTGCttctgggacgggcaaaattaatgcctttgacagatgctacattataattgtatgTGTTGACAAAGGCTATTGTCCTTTTTAGTACACCaggtttgcaaaacaaggccactGCAACACATTTTCTAACTTTTTGAACCCAAGCAATGGGCTGTAgtagtctggtaaatgttttaatgggcaaattaggacaggcattattattcaaatgatgggcaaacctcaattcctagctaagaccctgcatgCCCCAAACCTCGCCTAATAACTATAATAGTATCTGCCAAAACAACACCAGCCAGTATTACAGCCTTATTTGATTCTCAGTAAGACTTTGTCCTTTGTGTTGTCTTCCATCTTGTATGTCTTGCAACTTAACTGTCTACTTTACTCTATCAGTGCATTATCAATTTCAATGGACTCTCAAGTGTCAAAATTGGTCATATATTTCATTTTCCCTTGTGTGTATTTTCAGTTCAATTGTCTTACTCTCAGCATTCAAACTATAAAGCTGAACTTGCAAGTCTTTAATGGTGGTGATGTAAGGGCTGCATCATCTGCAAACCTCAGGTCAGTTAATCGTTCTCCGTCAATGTTAATACATCTTTCTTCTAAGTCTAGTTGTTTGAAAActtgtcattccatttgaaatctacaccccctgagtgggaaattaaggtcatgtcttccatagggggtgaatggatttcaacttgaatagcccaatgcatctcATATCTTGACCTTTGTGaaacctacaggaaacaaacatttaATTTGTTAACcttaacacaaaatttcaccttatGATGCTTATCAAtgtatcacggttgtttgatgtgatcatttattaaattttctaacaaaacattatataatgtccAATTCTAgatctggacaataccaacaactatcccactaatatgtacatatatttaTAGCACTTTTTAATATAGATTTTCGTTTTCTTTTCCagcttattcatctttttctgcttttttgtgatattttttactctataaactgtatatttgtgtgcaaattgagggctctatttacatatattttcataGACATATAaattattcctaacatttcatgataaaaaggttttttgaaaatttcattgttatttattactctttgtctgatgttttaatgccattataccagtgtctaccccttatATAGATGAAAAACACATTTAAGATGAATAGCACTatcattgttcaccttttcttaaaaatgatgtagttttacatgctattaAACAATCATGGTATAAACCcctaaacattttattttttaggcTTTATGTCTATCGATATATAAAgccctaaacattttaaaaatgactcaaaCATAAATGGGAATGTCATAAAACCACACTGATGCCAACAGGAGGAAGTGAatccaaaatgttgaaagtactacAGAACTACACAAAGTATATTATTTAAAGGACTGTCATTGGCTATGGAAATGGGAACCAGCTATGTATGTTCATGTTTGTATGTTTTGACATACTAAAATAGGGGGTGCAAGGTGGTAGATACTTCCAAATAGCCTAATATTAGGTACCCCCCTAGAATTTGCATTTTGCATTTATTGATGTTTGAAGAGGGGGTCATGCAAAAAACTTCAGATATAGGGGGGGTtacaaaaatattgaatttgttCACTGACATATGTGGCATTCCAAAACCAATCATGCAGCACCTTAGCAAACCAAAATATTTGTTTCTTTTCAATGCCTGTGCAGGTAGCCACCTGGAAACGTAACCTGCTGCGTGTCATCATAGTACTGTTAGAAGGAAGCTTTGCTTTAGCCCTCAAGGATGACTACGCATACTTTGGATCATTTGTAGGTGAGTATATTTGGGGTGCTATAGATAA
Above is a genomic segment from Amphiura filiformis chromosome 10, Afil_fr2py, whole genome shotgun sequence containing:
- the LOC140163086 gene encoding proton-coupled amino acid transporter 1-like isoform X3; this encodes MDNIGQTRSGFMCGQVAVDFANIFKAFVGANYLSVSFMFSQSGLLLGIIGILVISCVEGHCCSLIVKCKRLAIHKILESREDWLNSTIEAVENPSRLKLRKKVERRLTYSDVAWIGAGKWGSRVVTFMLLFTQFGFCIGYLIFLGNTVRKFFPMIQSTISFPALTLSPALSSTAMSPISTMHTTMVQNSTTSLFPTNQTSLLLTTLNSSSTLLNYFTTANPSFLDSSISTDNMSTMSFMTSNSSSLNPSSSYPVHLYYIIVAVFVPFFATLALVRNIRHLGAGSMVANFSILIGYISIMAYILRGFQVSHTVELANWSTFPIFIGGISSAYEGIGVIIPIESSMEHTRRWFHQLLLTVIMLATLILSTIGILGYLRFGNGTEQTIIWNMTADTAFPLVVYSVVSVGVIFTFPLQNFPVIEICEGFLFAEGGVFGPAKMLEVGDANIQTETSPLLDSQDEVDPEMLAVLQKLPVAVTIPDSHSNYKAELASL
- the LOC140163086 gene encoding proton-coupled amino acid transporter 1-like isoform X2 — encoded protein: MDNIGQTRSGFMCGQVAVDFANIFKAFVGANYLSVSFMFSQSGLLLGIIGILVISCVEGHCCSLIVKCKRLAIHKILESREDWLNSTIEAVENPSRLKLRKKVERRLTYSDVAWIGAGKWGSRVVTFMLLFTQFGFCIGYLIFLGNTVRKFFPMIQSTISFPALTLSPALSSTAMSPISTMHTTMVQNSTTSLFPTNQTSLLLTTLNSSSTLLNYFTTANPSFLDSSISTDNMSTMSFMTSNSSSLNPSSSYPVHLYYIIVAVFVPFFATLALVRNIRHLGAGSMVANFSILIGYISIMAYILRGFQVSHTVELANWSTFPIFIGGISSAYEGIGVIIPIESSMEHTRRWFHQLLLTVIMLATLILSTIGILGYLRFGNGTEQTIIWNMTADTAFPLVVYSVVSVGVIFTFPLQNFPVIEICEGFLFAEGGVFGPAKMLEVGDANIQTETSPLLDSQDEVDPEMLAVLQKLPVAVTIPDSFNCLTLSIQTIKLNLQVFNGGDVRAASSANLR
- the LOC140163086 gene encoding proton-coupled amino acid transporter 1-like isoform X1, producing the protein MDNIGQTRSGFMCGQVAVDFANIFKAFVGANYLSVSFMFSQSGLLLGIIGILVISCVEGHCCSLIVKCKRLAIHKILESREDWLNSTIEAVENPSRLKLRKKVERRLTYSDVAWIGAGKWGSRVVTFMLLFTQFGFCIGYLIFLGNTVRKFFPMIQSTISFPALTLSPALSSTAMSPISTMHTTMVQNSTTSLFPTNQTSLLLTTLNSSSTLLNYFTTANPSFLDSSISTDNMSTMSFMTSNSSSLNPSSSYPVHLYYIIVAVFVPFFATLALVRNIRHLGAGSMVANFSILIGYISIMAYILRGFQVSHTVELANWSTFPIFIGGISSAYEGIGVIIPIESSMEHTRRWFHQLLLTVIMLATLILSTIGILGYLRFGNGTEQTIIWNMTADTAFPLVVYSVVSVGVIFTFPLQNFPVIEICEGFLFAEGGVFGPAKMLEVGDANIQTETSPLLDSQDEVDPEMLAVLQKLPVAVTIPDSVATWKRNLLRVIIVLLEGSFALALKDDYAYFGSFVGAIGSTTLGFIMPCFLHMKLERNLHPVRMVVDIAIISFGIIGGILGVYVSVTTIIENY